Within the Rosa rugosa chromosome 2, drRosRugo1.1, whole genome shotgun sequence genome, the region GTGATACAATAGGCCATAAGCTCCATATTGGTCTATTGATCAATTTTTGATGTATGAGTAGAAAGATTTTATGGTGATATATGCTTGAAGCAGAATCTGATCCCCATGTCCTTCTCCCCCACCCCTAAAGCGTATCGATGTCCTTCTCCCCCAAATTGATTCAGCCTTATCAGAGGTCTGGAAGCGGTCGTAGGCAACAACAATTTGATATCTCCCCCAATTTCGATCCGGTGTCTCCGCCCATTACTCCCTATCTCTATCATTCAATTCTGGGTAAGTGAGCAAACCAAGTGGGGTTTGCGCCATTTCGATTGTGAATTAAGAGCTCATATAGGACTTTATCGTTTTGGCTTTCAGAGTGAGTTCATTGCTGAATGTTATATGAGGAGGTCCTATATGTCGGGTTTCATTGGTGTCTATTTGCAGTTCCACACTAATTGTTACAGGGGTTTGAATCTCTAAGCAGATCTATCTCTCCAACTCTCAATTCCTCTCTAGGTATATTCAATTCTCAAAACCCTCATCTTCCATATATACGTTCCATATATATGTTGGCGTCACTGAGCACATTCCAGCAATGACCATTCTTTTATATTTGATTTATCTTGAACTTTTCtttgatattatttatattaACCATAGAAATTGTTGGTTGATGAATTTGAATTTTCTATAAAAGGATTTAAGAGGATAAACTCCGAAACTAGAAAATGTGTGGATTCCCTCGTATTCTCGAGGAATAAACTAGAGGCTAAGGGTTTACTAAGTTGGTTGTGACTTGTAAAAGATCATATCAGGATCAGGTTGTAAGTTGAACAAATCTGTAGATACGTTGCATATAAAATGACCAGCTCTTCCATTTTCATGAATTCTTGGAGTGTTTTGTTCAGGTGGTATGATTCTAGTATAAATTTGACTGTTGGTTTGCTTAATGTAGATGTGGATATCTAAGCCAGAGTATGTAGAATTTGGTCCATCCATTTGTCCACGGTAACTTACTACACATGTGATTGGATTGTTTTTTCCCCCTCTTGGCTTCTGTGGTTCGTTTGTCATGTGAGATTTGGTGTGCTTCTGGTCTGCTTGTaatcttgttttttctttcttgctaTCACATTTACTTTCATACTGCTCTTGTTTTAATATGTCATCAGTAATTTATTGTTGTTTCTGATATGTGTGCTTTACTGCCTTTCTTGATTGTTGAAAAGATAAAAATGATAGTATCAATAATGAGGTTGTTTGTTTCCGATGCTATTAGGGAGTTTGATATGGCTGGAAAATTGAGACAGACGTTACCAATCAAACCTATAAAGTATAAACATAGACGTAGCCACATACTTGACTTCAGTTATGTTTTTCCACTCAGTTATGTTCCTTTAGACATGATTTTTTCTTGATTGCCTTTGCTGGTACTGATTTCAAGGCAAACAGTGGGAAAGGTATTTCAAGAGCTAACCTTGTGACAAAGCTTAATTTTATTGAAGGTGTGTGATTATCCTTTTTAGTTTGTAATCCTATAATGCTGAATATGATTTTAAATGAACAGTTGTTGCAAGTTTGTAACATTACTCTCGCCTCTTATAAAATGCTTTAATTGGACTCAAACTACATGCATGATTGTGCGGGATACATGAATTTGCTGGCAAGACTATCGCCAGAGATACTTGGTCTCGgattattaattttattttcttgaacCTTAGGTTCCACATGAGCTCTTCTTAAGAGTATATTCTAGTTTTTAAGTTATTATTGGTGGACTTTTTATTTGGCTATCTTCTTAAACTGTATACTGCAATCTCATTGCAGGTCTGGTAGTTTCTGTCTATGCAGAGGTAAGATACTGGGTGTTTCAgaaatatttcatttttttttcctgagcaTGCTTCTACcattaattaatttcttttgtttttttctattttgtctCCTTCATTTGTTTTCAAAGTTCCAtgtcttttctttgtttatttgattGCAATGTTAATGTACTATAGGGTTTTCTAAGACAGAAGCTATCTGGCTAAGGGCTTGCATTTATAATTGCAGGTGGATCTGGTAAGCATTTCTTGACGCATTCTGCCACAGATTCTACAAAGATGTTCAGTCTCTTAGTTGTTAGATGTCAATTAAAATGTGTGGTTTTATCTATTTGCTAAATCAAACCAGctctcttgttttcttcttttcttctccccctttttgctCTAAATTTAACCTCAGATCCTAAACTAAAAGTATTTGTAGTTTCTTTTGTTGCATGACAAAATAAACTTCTTACATTGTCTCTTGAACAAAACTAGCAAAATCTTAACCTCTCTTTTCAAGAATACTCTTTCATAAAACTTTTCAGTGATGGTAAAAATGGAGATGCATAGGACATTCAGAAGAGTGGGAGATACAAAAGGCTCTTTGCAGCATCATTCTTTGCAATTCGTAAAATGTTATATTAGAAATGctaaaaaaaaaggacaaactTCTGCTACTTTTGTTGAAAACTCTTGGAATAATGTTTCTTTCTTGACCAATCTAGCTAGTGATCCCTTAGTTGGACTTGGACTAATCTTAGAATTTTTTTGGCTTTCTCCATTGATGCTAGTTGTACAAAAAAATCTTGAGATGGGCAAGGTACTATCTATTGATGTTTCTTGTATAGCAGTTGTGACTAGCTACAACAGTCAACGTCCAAATCAAATACAATGGGCCATGAGAAGAGCAGTGTTTGATGTAAGTTGCttcaatttctggaaatttgCAGTCTCCTTGTGCTATTGCTGCTATATTGATTACATACAGTCTCCTTACACATAACTCATGAGTTAGTATAAGGACATGAAAGCAAGTATTATGAGGAGATTGTATTATATCTCTGCTTCCAATATAAAGAGGTCGTTTTAGAGCCCTTTATTGTTTTCCCTTAGTGTCTTCAGCTCTAAAATGACCACAAGAATTGAGTTCCACTTTAAATTGTTCCAATTTATTGTATTATGTATTCTACTTGCTGCATTTTTACATTAACATGAGTTTAGATATTTTGCAATGTGATAATCATCTGCTCACATTCTGTGAGATCTCCAATACCAGGATATAAAGGGTCAAATTTCTGGTAAGTTTTTGCAGAATGTATAAAATTTTGCTAGGATGCATCTTAAAGTTGTTTTTGGagatttgtattttcttttgcttcagcTAATAACATAGGTCGTGGACTTAACTAACATAGTAGTATCACTTTGAAAGTCCCAATTGTGCGTACATGTACAGATTAAAGTTCTATATTAATCCAGCCTATCCTCTTGCTTTTGCAGATAACTAAGATCCTCAAGCTAGTAAGAAGGCTTTACAGACTCATTCTAGATTCTGCAAAAGAGAGGGAAAATATTGATGGCGCACCGTTTTCTGCTTCTTCTGGCATATAATATTTACATGCAGCAGCTGCTCATATTTttgtcaataatcatattaatttTTGATGGTTTATTGATATTGATAATGGCATGGCACTAGAATGCTATCTTGTTTTGGAATAATTTGTATCAGTTTTGGAtatcccaagtagatgggcatgtattggaatactttttttttttttatgttggcTTGGATGATTGAGAAATGCTCCCTTTTAACATTTGATGTATATAGAATGGGTTGGAttactcatttgatggtttgtaaTGTGTCTTCTTTCCAATTGATTgcgttcattaggtaaaatggagcattattgtgcacaaaatatagaaaatgaaaatgactgTACAACAGTTTTATAGTGTGGCAATTCAACATTGTTTGAATACACAAAATTAGGCCATTCACACAATGCATTCattacaatcacacaacggtaAAAACTAAACTCTATTGTCCAAAACCAATTCACACAACAAGCATACTGCACAACTGAAGTGTGATGGTatatcagacgacggtgaaattaaaaaaattgttGTCTGACTAGGCTTTCCAACAACAGCTTTGGAacaaattctgttgtctgaaggatgCACATGCCACGCACAGCATGACTGCGCGGCAACTATGGCTGCCATCTGCCGAGAGAAGGCACAACACTTTTAACCAAATAAGTGTTGTCTGTTTGTGTTTCATACAAcgggtttccaccgttgtgtcatttttcatcacacaacgctccgatacacaacggagatcgtccaaatcacacaacgaatttggtccgttgtctgttagcttttttggcctagtgatgagaaatgacagagtcccagttggactaggaaacctgatgatactaggagtcctggtggtgctaggagatgttgtggcttcaagatgactcaagatagttcaagaatgttctagaatgcaCAAGGAATTTCGGAAATTGAAGGAATGGGctttgaaattgtccaattgagaagcctggcccaaatattgaagcatgtgacttgcacatgagttctagatccttcttgacgTCTAAAGGAGTTTATTTCTCAAAATAATTCCTTTTTACAGTGATAATTAaaagaatattcaagaagatttcggaaatcccaaaaagggagagtttttaggaatctgcctgtgcagatcagtcaacttcgacagagcaccGAGAACAggtcagagctcagaaaattgcgatctatatatggttggaaagctacggatgtttacggttcgtcaatatcaattttctagaagaaggTATGGCCGATTTAGTGCACGGAGGTCAGTTTGCCCAAAAATTGGTTTTGTGCAAATAAAGAGAGTTTCGGACGTGAATATCTTTTGGGACGAGTTTGGAAAGGTCTCTACTCCATATTTGATCTGATTTTGAGGATATATTGCAGCCATGATGATGTAgaccaatgagaaaattcaaaaagaaatctacatcaacacaaagaaggaaggagaatcaGAATTGAAGACGAAGAGCTAGGGTTTGATATCTAGAGCTCCTCTATCTATACAGACCTATTTTGGATGTCCCAAGCATTATTCCTTCACTCCATTCAGCCATCTCTCTCCCTACATACACGTCCATACACTCCACAACTCAAAAATATCATCAAACCCAGAATCAATTTGCAATTCCTCCCCTTTACTCTCAAGATTTCGATACCTCTCCAATTGTTCAAGACTTGAAGCTGTGAAGCAAAGCTCCATCATCCATTCACCATCCTTGCCGTGAGCCTCATCAacatccaccacctttgaagaccttcttgcgttcttgaagtttctttaaaagtgtaaccatgacctctattcttttgttttcggttttatgTTCTTGTAACTTTGTAAACAATTTCACTTGCGTTCTTGGATTTTGTTTTAATTGGATGTTTCgactttttgttagaataaagagcATGTCttgatgtttagttttcgaatactatgaagcatgataaacgttttaggattttcagatattgatttgcGATTTCTCTATGTGTTAttgattgtttgttgattttatGCTTTAATCCCACCTTTTATGTGTTATCTTAGTTGGTTCGAAACAATTAGGgtttgcatgtaattgaatcctaattaagatatgctagcgttctaggtcttaattgcttaagtggaaaacctataaatcCTTAGGGAAATCAACAAAGAGATTTGCATGCtagattagcgttctaacttgtgtgttcTTCTTAAatcgatcaaacttccacatgttcTTAATGCGTTAATTGTGTTTTGTTGGGGAATTGATCACTCACTAGctttgcatgattaatagggttaattatggtgcgttcatctagttaatctaattaagggaagtaataagaacttatacatgcgttcatggtttgttcttgattgatttctttctaTGACATGTTTGATTCGTGAATTATTATTTGGTGTTCTGTTTTCGTGTTAATAGTGATTGACTACATCATGCATCTTATTCGTCCCCTACTACTATCTTGATTCATGGATTGATTGATCATTGTATTTAGTAGTTAGATTTAGATTTAGATACAACTTTCGAAATCCCCTATCTTGTAATTTTGTaaatatatactttgttttatttttcttttatactttgtgaataatactaatttgtttaattttttgacaggaagtataccccaatccccggtttagaacgataccctacttaCTCATACTACAATTCGatgcagggtttaaattgacactCATTTTAAGTGTatcacaccgctagcggaacttctccctttcatcttgc harbors:
- the LOC133728031 gene encoding uncharacterized protein LOC133728031 codes for the protein MVKMEMHRTFRRVGDTKGSLQHHSLQFVKCYIRNAKKKGQTSATFVENSWNNVSFLTNLASDPLVGLGLILEFFWLSPLMLVVQKNLEMGKVLSIDVSCIAVVTSYNSQRPNQIQWAMRRAVFDITKILKLVRRLYRLILDSAKERENIDGAPFSASSGI